Proteins from one bacterium genomic window:
- the carB gene encoding carbamoyl-phosphate synthase large subunit — translation MPKRTDIKSILVIGSGPIVIGQSCEFDYSGTQSCRALKEEGYRVILINSNPATIMTDPETADRIYIEPITPAMVEKIIERERPDALLPTMGGQTALNTSVELFKSGVLEKYNVEMIGAKYDSIQTAEDRELFKEAMERIGLHVPKGRFVRTVQDANEAVSEFDYPIILRPSFTLGGTGGAVAYNIDEYNDLIVKALAASPISEVLVEESVIGWKEYELEVMRDKNDNVVIVCSIENFDPMGVHTGDSITVAPAQTLTDKEYQKMRDAALKIIRKIGVETGGSNIQFAINPANGDMIVIEMNPRVSRSSALASKATGFPIAKIAAKLAIGYTLDEIPNDITKKTPASFEPTIDYVVTKIPRWDFEKFQGANTTLNVQMKSVGEAMAIGRNFKESLQKALRSLENGRFGLGADGKDNPPADASDETAVEAYRQEVINKLRVPNSQRMFAIRDGFKMGMTVEDIHRYTFIDPWFLNNIREIIELEGSLRAALA, via the coding sequence GTGCCCAAACGTACCGACATCAAATCAATTTTAGTCATTGGTAGCGGGCCGATCGTCATAGGTCAGTCTTGCGAATTTGACTATTCCGGAACTCAATCCTGCCGAGCCCTCAAAGAAGAAGGCTACCGTGTAATTCTGATCAACAGTAATCCCGCCACGATCATGACCGATCCGGAAACGGCGGATCGTATTTATATCGAACCGATTACCCCGGCGATGGTTGAAAAAATAATTGAGCGCGAGCGCCCGGATGCCTTGTTACCGACTATGGGCGGCCAAACGGCACTCAATACGTCGGTGGAGCTTTTCAAATCCGGCGTGCTTGAAAAATATAATGTCGAAATGATCGGCGCAAAGTATGATTCCATTCAAACAGCCGAAGATCGCGAACTTTTTAAAGAAGCCATGGAACGCATCGGCTTGCACGTACCCAAAGGACGATTTGTTCGTACAGTGCAGGACGCCAACGAAGCGGTATCCGAATTTGATTACCCGATTATTTTAAGACCGTCTTTTACGCTGGGCGGAACGGGCGGCGCTGTAGCATATAACATTGACGAATATAACGATCTCATCGTCAAAGCGTTGGCAGCGAGTCCGATCAGTGAAGTGCTCGTCGAAGAATCCGTGATCGGGTGGAAAGAATATGAACTGGAAGTAATGCGCGATAAAAACGATAACGTCGTCATTGTTTGTTCGATCGAAAATTTCGATCCGATGGGCGTGCACACAGGCGACTCGATCACCGTCGCACCGGCGCAAACACTGACGGATAAAGAATATCAGAAAATGCGCGATGCCGCATTGAAGATTATTCGTAAAATCGGTGTTGAAACCGGAGGTTCCAATATTCAATTCGCTATTAATCCCGCTAACGGTGACATGATCGTGATCGAGATGAATCCGCGTGTGTCGCGCAGTTCGGCGTTAGCCTCCAAAGCAACAGGGTTTCCGATTGCAAAAATCGCCGCCAAACTTGCTATCGGATACACATTAGATGAGATACCGAACGATATTACGAAAAAAACCCCGGCATCGTTTGAACCGACGATTGATTATGTAGTGACCAAAATTCCGCGTTGGGATTTCGAAAAATTTCAAGGCGCCAATACAACGCTCAATGTGCAGATGAAATCGGTCGGTGAGGCGATGGCCATTGGCCGTAACTTTAAAGAGTCATTACAAAAAGCTTTGCGTTCGCTCGAAAACGGGCGATTTGGACTTGGCGCAGATGGTAAAGACAATCCGCCGGCAGATGCGTCAGATGAAACGGCCGTCGAAGCGTATCGTCAGGAAGTTATCAATAAACTCCGCGTACCCAATTCACAACGGATGTTCGCCATACGTGACGGTTTCAAGATGGGTATGACGGTAGAAGATATTCACCGCTACACATTTATAGACCCCTGGTTTCTCAATAATATCCGTGAAATAATCGAATTGGAAGGATCGCTCCGCGCGGCGCTGGCTTGA